A window of Nitrosopumilus sp. b3 contains these coding sequences:
- a CDS encoding HEAT repeat domain-containing protein, with the protein MENISKILESGSSQEKIKILETMDKINNPRILEKIILKLDDDDIQVRGEAFSSLILNENNISDFLIKSLKSSSKNIRGFSSLVLANRNEINSIPEIIKLTKDKRSMVRSCAIGALGHLKAKNAKKIFLESLLDSNLEVRKSALHAIINLKISVSEERKKEIIKQDDPDIKKLLLKL; encoded by the coding sequence TTGGAAAACATTTCAAAAATTTTAGAATCAGGGAGCAGTCAAGAGAAAATCAAGATTTTAGAAACTATGGATAAAATAAACAATCCAAGAATTTTAGAAAAAATTATTTTAAAATTAGATGATGATGATATTCAAGTAAGAGGTGAAGCTTTTAGTTCACTTATTTTAAATGAAAATAATATTTCTGATTTTTTAATTAAAAGCTTAAAATCTTCAAGCAAAAACATTAGAGGTTTTTCATCCCTAGTATTGGCAAACAGAAATGAAATAAATTCAATCCCAGAAATAATCAAACTTACAAAAGATAAGCGTTCTATGGTTAGATCTTGTGCAATAGGTGCATTAGGGCACCTAAAGGCAAAAAATGCAAAAAAGATTTTTTTAGAATCACTTCTAGATTCAAATTTAGAAGTAAGAAAGAGTGCACTTCATGCAATAATTAATCTAAAAATTTCAGTTTCTGAAGAGAGAAAAAAGGAAATTATTAAACAGGACGATCCTGATATTAAAAAATTACTTTTAAAATTATAG
- a CDS encoding DNA-binding protein: protein MSNEARDTIFIGKKPLMAYVTSTLIQLANLPAVNIKARGLSIGRAVDVAQIIARKTENAGYSIGEIKIGSESLESQDGRTRNVSTIEIEVKRNTA from the coding sequence ATGTCAAACGAAGCCAGAGACACCATATTCATTGGTAAGAAACCATTGATGGCATATGTAACATCAACGCTAATTCAACTGGCAAACTTACCGGCCGTCAACATCAAAGCTAGAGGACTCAGCATTGGTCGTGCTGTAGATGTAGCTCAAATCATTGCAAGAAAAACGGAAAATGCAGGCTACTCTATCGGAGAAATCAAAATAGGCTCAGAATCACTAGAGTCACAAGACGGTAGAACCAGAAACGTTTCAACAATAGAAATTGAAGTAAAGAGAAATACAGCATAA
- a CDS encoding isocitrate lyase/PEP mutase family protein → MLKSNESIVIPGVYDAIGAKIAEKVGFDAMFQTGYGTSATLFGMPDYGFIGASETVDNARRICSAVTVPVIVDSDTGYGNALSVWKLVKELESAGASGIFLEDQRWPKRCGHMQGKEVVPQEEYTEKLGAAIDARESKDFFIVARTDARATEGLDAAIERGLENKKTGADAVFIEAPRSLNEMRKIGKAINAPLVANMIEGGATPLSSAQTLHKIGFKIILYPLSVLFANTFATMNILQELKKTGTTAKFKQKVVNFDQFNDLVELPKFRKMEKKYGFSKRR, encoded by the coding sequence ATGTTAAAATCTAATGAATCCATCGTAATTCCTGGAGTTTATGATGCAATTGGTGCAAAGATTGCAGAGAAAGTGGGATTTGATGCTATGTTCCAAACTGGTTATGGAACATCTGCAACGTTATTTGGAATGCCAGATTATGGTTTTATCGGGGCATCTGAAACAGTAGATAATGCAAGAAGAATTTGTAGTGCAGTTACCGTTCCAGTAATTGTTGATTCTGATACAGGTTATGGAAATGCATTAAGTGTTTGGAAGCTAGTTAAAGAACTAGAATCTGCAGGAGCATCTGGAATTTTTCTAGAAGATCAAAGATGGCCGAAAAGATGTGGGCATATGCAAGGAAAAGAAGTTGTACCACAAGAAGAATATACAGAAAAATTGGGAGCTGCAATTGATGCAAGAGAAAGTAAAGATTTTTTCATTGTTGCTAGAACAGATGCAAGAGCAACAGAAGGATTAGATGCAGCAATTGAACGAGGACTTGAAAATAAAAAAACAGGAGCTGATGCAGTGTTTATTGAAGCACCAAGATCATTAAATGAAATGAGAAAAATTGGTAAAGCAATCAATGCACCTCTTGTTGCAAATATGATTGAGGGAGGAGCAACACCACTTAGTTCTGCTCAAACATTACATAAAATAGGATTTAAAATAATACTATACCCACTATCTGTACTATTTGCAAATACATTTGCTACAATGAACATTTTACAAGAGTTAAAGAAAACGGGAACCACTGCAAAATTCAAACAAAAAGTTGTAAATTTTGATCAGTTCAATGACTTAGTAGAACTTCCAAAATTTAGAAAGATGGAAAAGAAGTACGGATTTTCAAAGAGAAGATAA
- a CDS encoding PadR family transcriptional regulator: MVSEWFQRVGSSVPRGFSRYFILELLKKKSHTGKEIIDYAVEQSNGIWKPSPGLIYPLLGRLLDEELIEETKDGRYKLTKKGSDTAEDVDKINDIVKKQLEVLFRLGNVGRFVALDLLEKISTIGSILSSNLSNMTDDETQKYRKFLQDELKNMDERSSKKKGKEIKIE; encoded by the coding sequence ATGGTATCTGAATGGTTTCAAAGAGTTGGAAGTTCAGTACCCAGAGGATTTTCACGGTATTTCATACTAGAGTTATTGAAGAAAAAATCTCACACAGGTAAGGAGATTATAGATTATGCAGTAGAACAAAGCAATGGGATTTGGAAACCATCTCCAGGATTAATCTATCCATTATTAGGTAGATTACTAGATGAGGAGCTTATTGAAGAAACAAAAGATGGAAGATACAAACTAACAAAAAAAGGATCAGATACTGCCGAAGATGTAGATAAGATTAATGATATTGTGAAAAAACAGTTAGAAGTTCTTTTTCGATTAGGAAATGTTGGAAGATTTGTTGCTTTAGATTTGTTAGAGAAGATCTCGACTATTGGATCTATTCTAAGTTCCAACTTATCAAATATGACAGATGATGAAACTCAAAAATATAGAAAATTCCTTCAAGATGAACTAAAGAATATGGATGAAAGAAGTTCAAAAAAGAAAGGAAAAGAAATCAAGATAGAATAA